The following DNA comes from Mucisphaera calidilacus.
TGCGACTCGCACGGAGCAACGGAACGGAGCGGGCGACGTTGTAGAAGGTGAGTGTTGCGGCGAAGACAAACGCCACGGTGGCGGATTGCGGATCACCACCCAGGCGTATCAGGGATCCGGCGGTCAGCAGGGCGGCACCCGCGGCGAGATAGAGCTGGCTGTTGACAAGCCAAGAGAGCATACCGCGAGTTTAGTGTGATCCCCGCGTCAGGCGGCGAGTCGCACGTTGTCGCCGGCGTTGTCGGCGATGAGCTGCTCCCAGCGGTCACGCGGGATATAGATCGCGTCGGCTGAGCCGATGTGGTTCACCGGCCGGTGGGTGCAGAGGTTGTAGAGGTTGAAGAGTTGATAGCCCTCTTCGCGGAGGATGGCGTCGACGTCGCCGAACAGCGAGCAGCCCTCGTAGAAGGGGGCGAAGTTCACTTCGAGCACGACGCAGCGGACGCCTCGGCGGAGCAGCTTGCGTGCGCCCTCGAGCGCCTGCTTCTCGAAGCCCTGAAGGTCGAGTTTGAGGATGTCGATCGCCTCGATGCCCGCATCCTGCGCCCAGTCGTCGAGTCGCGTGACCGGGATGCTGCGTGTTTCGCTGAGCTCGGTGGCGTCCGGGAAGTACTGATGACTCAGGCTGCTGGTGGGCAGCAGCGAGCTGGTCATCGGCGAGCTGTTGATCTCGATCTCGGTGGTGCCGGTTCTGTCACCGAGGGCTGCTGTGTGGATCGACCCGGGCACACCCGCGAGGTTGTGGGTCAGCCTGTCGTGGAGGTCTGCGTTGGGCTCGAAGGCGTGGACGTGCAGACGGGGCAGCTTCGCCAGGAATTTACTGGCCATGTCGCCGGTGTGGGCGCCGCCATCGACGAGCGTCAGGGATTGATCGTCCGGCACGAGGCGTGCCACGTCTTCGAGCCAGTCACCCGGGGTCAGGCTGATGCTCGGCGGGTTGATCCACTTGCCGATACGGCCGCGAATATGCCAGTAACGTTGCTTGAGTGCCTGGAGCAAGGTCGTGCCTCGTGGGAGGGATTGCGGTACCGGTAGACCATCGGCCGGTTGTGGGCCAGGCATTCAGGATGCGCTGGTACGGCTTATCGGCATCGTCAGGCGGCGGTGCGTCGGCCGCTGTCGTGGAGAACCTCACGGATGATCGCGTGCAGGTGATCGGCCTTCTCGGACCATGACTCGTAGCCAAGGCGACGCCTGGCCTGCTGCTGCGTCTCCGGGACGCCAGCGTTGAATCGAGTCTGGACGGCTCGCGTCAGTTCGGTGGTGGTCGTGACGAGATCGGCCGCGTCGTGCCATTCGTGGATTCCCGGCAGAGCGCGGGCGACGACGGGACGCCCCGTGGCCAGATATTCCTTGAATTTCAAGGGCTGCATCGCACGGGTCACGGGCAGGTCGGCGTAGGGCATGACGAGGACGTCGGCGCGCTGGGCGTGTGACGGGAGGTCGTGGAAGTCGATCGGGCCCGTGAACCGGATGTCGGGGATTGCAAGGAGGCTCGGGTCAGGGTCCTGCTGCGGGCCCGCGAGGATCAGTTGCCCGAGTTGCGTGAGTTCACGGCACCACTCGGTGTCGAGACGCTGATCGATGACGCCCCAGAAGAGCAGAACGGGCCGGTCGCTAGCCGGCGTCGGCGACAGGCATCGCCAGTGTTCGATGTCGATGCCATGGGTCAGGAGTTCGCACCCGACGCCATGGTTCTGGATGTTCGTGCGGATATTCTCGGACACCGCGACGACGTGATCGACCTTGCGAATCAGTTCGGTTTCCATCTGTCGCATGACTTCGTGATCGAGTCCGGGCCAGACCGAGAAGTCATCGACGGCGTAGTAGATCCAGCGATCGACGGGCGTGACGCCCACGAGGTCCGCGGCGAGAGGCAGGGTTGTGATGCCCACGGTCTGAGCCTGTTGGGCCGCCTTACAGCGCGTGATAGCGCGGTGCATGGTCATTCGGTTGATCGATCGCTGCCATCGCGTCCGAAAACCGGGGTACATCAGAGGGCTGAGGACCTCGGGCTGAGGGTCCGCGTGTTTGTTTTTCTTATGTGTGGTGAACACCTGGTTCAGGTAGCCGAGGGCACGTCTTGCGTCTGACAGGCAGAGGCGAGGCCGACGCGTGCCCACCGAGTTGATCCAGCTGATGTGGGCGTGGTGCATAAGGTGGCGGACAAGGTGTTGTGCCGACGAGGGGTGTCGGCCCCAGTGGTCGGCGAGGACCACGAGTCCCAGGTGGTTGTCCGATGGGGCCTGGTGATGCATGTGGCTCTTATCGGTGTGAGGCCGATGATTGCGCCATCGGTGTGGCTGGCGTGGTCATGCGTCCGATGGTGGGCATGGACGCAGAGCGTCCGGGGAGGCCTTGATGCCATCGATGAACCCAAAATCAGAACCTGCTTCAATAGTTACCCGTCGCCCGCGTGTGTTGATGCTCACACATCGTGTGCCGTATCCGCCGGACCGTGGTGACCGCATCCGCTCGTGGCACGTGCTGTGTGCCCTGGCGCAGCACGCCGACGTCTCGCTGGGTTGCCTATCGGACGCTCCGGTGCCCTCGCCCTCGCTGAAGAAACTTGATGCCCTGACCGACCGGCTGTCCATACAACCGATCTCGCGCATGGGCAGCGCCATGCGTGGCGGGTTGTCCTGGGTGCGTGGTGAGGCGATCACGCCGGCGTGGTTCAGCCGTGATTCGCTGCGCAAGCGTGTTCAGGCGTGGCAGAGCGAGCGGCCTTTTGATGCCATCTATGTTTTCTGTACCGGGATGATCCGTTACCTGGACGGGTTACTCGACGGTCCGAAACGGCCGCGTGTGATTCTGGATCTGGTCGATGTTGACAGTGCCAAGTGGTCCGAACTGGCGAAGCGAGCGCCGTGGCCGATCCGCGAGATACTTAAGACGGAAGCGGATCGTCTCAAGGGCGTCGAGCAGACGCACGGCGGCGGGGCGGATGCTGTCCTGCTGGTCACCGAGGCCGAACGCAAGCTCTATCTCGAGCGTGTGGGTGGCGGGAATCCCCGCGTGGTGCCCAATGGGGTCGACCTCAGTCGGTTTGCTCCGCTGCCCGACTATCACGGGCGAACGCTGGCCTTTGTGGGTGTGATGAATTACTGGCCGAACGTGGAGGCGGTCGACTGGTTCGCCAGGTCGGTCCTGCCTCGCATCCGTTCGCGTTGTCCGGGCACGACCTTCAAGATCATCGGCCGATCGCCGGGACGGGCGGTGCGCAGCCTCTGCCGGATGGACGGCGTCGTGGTCGTGGGTCCGGTTGATGACGTGCGTGAACAGCTGCGGACGGTCTCTGTTGTTGTGGCTCCGTTACTGACGGCTCGAGGCGTACAGAACAAGGTACTCGAGGCGATGGCCTGTGAACGCGCGGTGGTCTGCACGCCTCAGGCCGCACGAGGCGTTGATGCCCAAGAGGGTCTTGAGCTGGCTGTCGCTCGGCACGCCGACGATTGGGCGGTTTGTCTGGACAGTCTTCTCAGCGACGGTGACGCCCGCCGGCGGATGGCCGCGGCGGCCCGCGCGCGGGTCGAGTCGATGGGCGGCTGGGGACACGCGCTCTCCTCGCTCCCCGAGATTGTGTTCGGACGCGACAGCAGCGGCCTGCGCAAGGCCGCCTGAGCCGAGTCGGTCTACGATGAGGCTGTGACGCAGCGACGCCCCCGACTCGATGAGCTACAGGAGAAGGCGCGCGCTCTGCCGCGCGTCCCCGGCGTCTATCTCATGAAGGATGCCAAGGGGATCGTGATCTACGTCGGCAAGGCCGCGAGCCTGCCCGATCGCGTCTCCAGCTATTTCGTGCCGTCGGCGGTTCGATCGGGGAACCTTGGGCCCAAGAAAGCGCCGATGCTTGACATCGTCGAGGACTTTGAGGTCATCGAGTGCGAGACCGAGTGGGAAGCCTTGCTGACCGAGAACCGGCTGATCAAGGACATTCACCCGCGATTCAATGCGCGACTTACCGATGACAAGACGTTTCCGTACCTCGTCATCACGGTGCGTGACGACTATCCGGGCGTCTTCATCACCCGGCGACCCAAGGACCCGGAGTACCGCGGGGCGAAGGTTTATGGGCCTTTCACGGGCGGGTACGCCTTACGCGAGGCGGTTCAGATCCTCCAACGGATATTCCGATTCCGGACCTGTTCGCTGGACATCCGTGAAGACGACGAGAGCCGTGAGCGATTCCGGCCCTGCCTGCTCTACCCGATCAAGCAGTGCACGGCGCCGTGTGGCGCCAAGATCAGCCGCGAGGCCTATCGAACGGATATTCAGCGGCTGATTCGCTTTCTCGACAGCAAGCGTTCGGTCGTCCTGCGTGAGTTGCGAGACGAAATGAAAGATGCGGCGCAGCGACTCGACTACGAGCGGGCCGCGGTCGTGCGCGATCAGATCAAGGCGATCGAGAAACTCGACGAACGAGGCAGCCACCTCGACGGCTGGCAGCCCGAGATCGAGTCGTTCTACACCGAGCCGGAGAAGGGCTTGGAGTCGCTGCGCAAGACACTGGGCATGGATCACTCCATCCGTTGTGTGGAGTGCATCGACATCGCTCATCTCCAGGGCAACGAGACCGTCGGCAGCAAAGTCTGTTTTGTCGACGGTCGTCCCCTGAAGAACGAGTATCGGCGTTACAAGATCAAGTCGGTCGAAGGCGGCAACGACGACTACGCGAGCATCCGCGAAGTGGTCAGTCGGCGTTACCGTGACGCTGGTGTCGGGCAGGAGCTATATCCTGATGTCATCGTGATCGATGGTGGTTTGGGACAGCTTCACGCCGCCATGGAGGTGTTTGCGACGGTGGATGTGCCTCCACCGATGGTGATCTCGCTGGCGAAGAAAGAGGAGTTGATCTACGTCCAGTCGCGCAGCGAGCCGATACGCCTGGGGCGCGAGAATCACGGGCTTCGTTTGTGCCAGGCGATCCGTGACGAGGCGCACCGGTTCGCGCAGCACTACCACCACATCCTCCGTCGCAAGCGTGTGTTGGGCGAATCGTGATCTTGTAAGTGGCGCCACGGGTCCGGTGGGCGATTCCCGTGACGCCTGTGGAGAGGAAAGGGGCGTGGTCGATCAGGTTCCAATGCGGAAGCTGTAATCGTGTCGGCGTCTCCTGCGGTCGTTCTCAACGGGGACGGAGGTCTTGCGACGGCAGGCCCGCCGCATCAGGTGCATGGCGCTGAGGCAGGCGCACATGATGGTCAGAGCGGTGCCCACGGCCATCAGGGGCAGGGTTACGTCCAGGGCGGTCTGTGTGAAGCTTGCCCGGGCGAGTTCGGCGCTGAAGGAGATCGCCGCGATCACGATCATGGCGGTGGTCCAGCCGCTGTTGGCCCGGGGTTTGACCAGCAAGGCGATGATCAGCAGCGCGACGAGCGTGTAGCCAAGGAAGGCGATGAGCAGCTGAGTAGCGGCCACGTCGTAGGATCGCTGCCACTGTTCGGCGAAGGGGACAATCCCGCTGCCGCTGTCGATCAGACGCGTCAGAACGATGGCGATCAGCAGACCCATCAGAACGGCGGTGCCGATGGCCCATGATCCCGCGTCGGGGTGCCGGCGCAGCTCACGCATGCTGTCGTAGAGATGGTGCAGCGTTGATGCGTTGATGCGGTAGGCGTGAAGGCTGAGGTGGGTCATGGCGTGACGCACCGGTATGGCGATGATCGCGCCGAGTGTGGCGGCACCGGTGTTCACGAGAACGTCGTTGGCTGCGGAGACGCGTGCAGGCGAGAAGGCCTGAGTGGTCTCCATCGTCCAGCTGACCGTCGCTGCTAGGAGGATGGAGAGGCCAAGCCCGGCGTTGAAACCGGCCCGTGGTCGCCAGGCGAGCATCCACAGCAGGCCCAGCGGGAGAAAGATCAGCGTGTTGGCCAACAGGTCACTGGCGGCTTTTGACATGCCCGCCGAGGAATAGGCCTCGGGGTAGACGTACCAGTGGGTCGGTGCCGCAAGCGCTGTTGCGAGCACAGCCGTGGCACTCTGCCCGTCTCGGGCGACGTGGCCCCACGACTGATCGAAGGGGATCATTCCGCCGTAGATCAGCAGTGCTGACCAGAGCATCGCCAGCGTGAGCGGTCGTCGCCACCACGGAGCGGACCAGTTGCCCGGTGTCGGGATGTGATTGCTGCCAGACGTTTGCATGTGATCGGTACCCCTGCCGCACAGCGGCGGGCATGTTGTACCTCGAAGCTACGATTCAGCAGGGTCCAAAGCCAGCGAATTCGAGAAGAAATCGTCGCTTGGTACCGAGGTGTCGGCACAGACGGATCCCGCCACTCGATGGCTTTGCTAGATTGCCCCGATGACCGAGATGGCACAAACCGACTTCATGCGGACGACCGAAGCCGGCCTTGAGCTTCACCTCAAAGTGGTGCCCGGCTCGAAGCGATCAGCGGTGATCGGTCTGCTCGGTGATCGTCTGAAGATCGCTGTTTCGGCGCCTCCGGAGGCGGGCAAGGCCAACAAGGAGGTCGTTGCCCTGCTGGCCGCGAAGCTGTCGGTCGCTCATCGTGACGTGACCATCATCAGAGGGGCGGCTCAGCCGCGGAAGACGGCGTTGATCGCTGGTGTGAGCGAACGAGAGGCCGTGTCACGACTTGGTTTGTCCGACCCGACATCCCGAAGCGCGTCATAATGGGGTAATGGGTACGGGCCTGATCTACAGCGAGCGATTCCTTGAGCACCGCACGGGGCCCGGGCACCCCGAGCGCGTGGAACGCCTGTCGGCGATCGTAGAGCGGCTGCGCAAGACGCATCAGTGGGACGAGGTTCAGCACCTTGCGTTCAAGCCGGCGGACCGCAAGTGGATCGATGCCATGCACGATCCCGCGTATGTCGATCGTGTGTTTGAGATCTGCCGCGACGGCGGGGGGCAACTCGACGAGCACGCCGGCGGCGTCTGCTCCGAGAGTGCGGACATCGCACGACTGGCTGTCGGCGGCGTGCTGCGCGGCTGTGACGCGGTCATGGAGCAGGAGGTGCACAACGCGCTCTGCCTAGTCAGGCCGCCGGGGCACCACGCCGAGCGTGACCGCTCGATGGGCTTCTGCCTCTTCGGCAATGTCGCCATCGCTGCGAACTATCTGACCCGGGCACACGGGATCAAGCGTGTCCTCGTCATTGACTGGGACGTTCACCATGGCAACGGCACCCAGCACATGACCGAGGATCGCGCCGACATCTTCTGCATCAACCTCCACCAGCACCCGATGACCCTCTATCCGGGCACGGGCTACGCCCACGAGCGAGGCAGCGGAGCAGCGGAGGGATTAACGCTCAATCTCCCGCTCGATCCGCACGCCAACGATGAACGCTACCGAGCGGTCTGGATGGA
Coding sequences within:
- a CDS encoding FkbM family methyltransferase, producing the protein MLQALKQRYWHIRGRIGKWINPPSISLTPGDWLEDVARLVPDDQSLTLVDGGAHTGDMASKFLAKLPRLHVHAFEPNADLHDRLTHNLAGVPGSIHTAALGDRTGTTEIEINSSPMTSSLLPTSSLSHQYFPDATELSETRSIPVTRLDDWAQDAGIEAIDILKLDLQGFEKQALEGARKLLRRGVRCVVLEVNFAPFYEGCSLFGDVDAILREEGYQLFNLYNLCTHRPVNHIGSADAIYIPRDRWEQLIADNAGDNVRLAA
- a CDS encoding glycosyltransferase, with the protein product MHHQAPSDNHLGLVVLADHWGRHPSSAQHLVRHLMHHAHISWINSVGTRRPRLCLSDARRALGYLNQVFTTHKKNKHADPQPEVLSPLMYPGFRTRWQRSINRMTMHRAITRCKAAQQAQTVGITTLPLAADLVGVTPVDRWIYYAVDDFSVWPGLDHEVMRQMETELIRKVDHVVAVSENIRTNIQNHGVGCELLTHGIDIEHWRCLSPTPASDRPVLLFWGVIDQRLDTEWCRELTQLGQLILAGPQQDPDPSLLAIPDIRFTGPIDFHDLPSHAQRADVLVMPYADLPVTRAMQPLKFKEYLATGRPVVARALPGIHEWHDAADLVTTTTELTRAVQTRFNAGVPETQQQARRRLGYESWSEKADHLHAIIREVLHDSGRRTAA
- a CDS encoding TIGR03087 family PEP-CTERM/XrtA system glycosyltransferase, whose protein sequence is MLTHRVPYPPDRGDRIRSWHVLCALAQHADVSLGCLSDAPVPSPSLKKLDALTDRLSIQPISRMGSAMRGGLSWVRGEAITPAWFSRDSLRKRVQAWQSERPFDAIYVFCTGMIRYLDGLLDGPKRPRVILDLVDVDSAKWSELAKRAPWPIREILKTEADRLKGVEQTHGGGADAVLLVTEAERKLYLERVGGGNPRVVPNGVDLSRFAPLPDYHGRTLAFVGVMNYWPNVEAVDWFARSVLPRIRSRCPGTTFKIIGRSPGRAVRSLCRMDGVVVVGPVDDVREQLRTVSVVVAPLLTARGVQNKVLEAMACERAVVCTPQAARGVDAQEGLELAVARHADDWAVCLDSLLSDGDARRRMAAAARARVESMGGWGHALSSLPEIVFGRDSSGLRKAA
- a CDS encoding excinuclease ABC subunit UvrC, translated to MTQRRPRLDELQEKARALPRVPGVYLMKDAKGIVIYVGKAASLPDRVSSYFVPSAVRSGNLGPKKAPMLDIVEDFEVIECETEWEALLTENRLIKDIHPRFNARLTDDKTFPYLVITVRDDYPGVFITRRPKDPEYRGAKVYGPFTGGYALREAVQILQRIFRFRTCSLDIREDDESRERFRPCLLYPIKQCTAPCGAKISREAYRTDIQRLIRFLDSKRSVVLRELRDEMKDAAQRLDYERAAVVRDQIKAIEKLDERGSHLDGWQPEIESFYTEPEKGLESLRKTLGMDHSIRCVECIDIAHLQGNETVGSKVCFVDGRPLKNEYRRYKIKSVEGGNDDYASIREVVSRRYRDAGVGQELYPDVIVIDGGLGQLHAAMEVFATVDVPPPMVISLAKKEELIYVQSRSEPIRLGRENHGLRLCQAIRDEAHRFAQHYHHILRRKRVLGES
- a CDS encoding VanZ family protein, whose amino-acid sequence is MQTSGSNHIPTPGNWSAPWWRRPLTLAMLWSALLIYGGMIPFDQSWGHVARDGQSATAVLATALAAPTHWYVYPEAYSSAGMSKAASDLLANTLIFLPLGLLWMLAWRPRAGFNAGLGLSILLAATVSWTMETTQAFSPARVSAANDVLVNTGAATLGAIIAIPVRHAMTHLSLHAYRINASTLHHLYDSMRELRRHPDAGSWAIGTAVLMGLLIAIVLTRLIDSGSGIVPFAEQWQRSYDVAATQLLIAFLGYTLVALLIIALLVKPRANSGWTTAMIVIAAISFSAELARASFTQTALDVTLPLMAVGTALTIMCACLSAMHLMRRACRRKTSVPVENDRRRRRHDYSFRIGT
- a CDS encoding DUF167 domain-containing protein — protein: MTEMAQTDFMRTTEAGLELHLKVVPGSKRSAVIGLLGDRLKIAVSAPPEAGKANKEVVALLAAKLSVAHRDVTIIRGAAQPRKTALIAGVSEREAVSRLGLSDPTSRSAS
- a CDS encoding histone deacetylase family protein; protein product: MGTGLIYSERFLEHRTGPGHPERVERLSAIVERLRKTHQWDEVQHLAFKPADRKWIDAMHDPAYVDRVFEICRDGGGQLDEHAGGVCSESADIARLAVGGVLRGCDAVMEQEVHNALCLVRPPGHHAERDRSMGFCLFGNVAIAANYLTRAHGIKRVLVIDWDVHHGNGTQHMTEDRADIFCINLHQHPMTLYPGTGYAHERGSGAAEGLTLNLPLDPHANDERYRAVWMERVEPAIREFVPQFILISAGFDAGIDDPLASMNVTTDGFRWMTRQTKTLAEEFCRGRLVSVLEGGYDLRSLAENVSVHLRALMREEQQDGLMAMKAGF